In Calothrix sp. PCC 7507, one DNA window encodes the following:
- a CDS encoding AAA family ATPase, which yields MTNIPALIQHMLQPGFYPHAVTEPIQLIQTHVSYVLLTGDYAYKLKKPVNFGFLDFSTLEKRQHFCHEELRLNQRGAGELYLEVLPVTLEGEEYHLGGAGEPVEYALKMRQFPQEALFSSLFADGKLSEADLEELGRVVAQYHAKTETNDYIRSFGEVPQVKAAHDENYEQTEKYIGGPQTQIQFDETKAYTERFFVERQELFQSRIQNNYIRECHGDLHLRNIALWQDKILLFDCIEFNEPFRFVDVMYDIAYAVMNLEGQQRKDLSNAYLNAYVEQTGDWEGLQVLPIYLIRQSYVRAKVTSFLLDDPGVPLAEKEEASKTAAAYYQLAWEYTKPKQGQLTLMSGLSGSGKSTTARYLARQLGAIHIRSDAVRKHLAGIPLLERGGDDVYTPEMTEKTYARLLELGTILANQGFSVILDAKYDRQQLRQEAISAAEKYQIPLKIIHCTAPLEVLQERLVNRTGDIADATADLLASQLQQAEPFTDAEKPYVKILDTTQPLNQLSVNSEQ from the coding sequence ATGACAAATATTCCAGCGTTAATTCAACACATGTTACAGCCTGGATTTTATCCCCATGCAGTAACAGAACCAATTCAATTGATTCAAACCCACGTCTCTTATGTATTGTTAACTGGAGATTATGCTTATAAGCTAAAAAAACCCGTAAATTTCGGGTTTTTGGACTTTTCTACGTTGGAAAAACGGCAGCATTTTTGTCACGAAGAGTTGCGGTTGAATCAACGAGGAGCAGGCGAATTGTATTTGGAAGTTCTACCTGTGACACTGGAGGGAGAGGAATACCATCTGGGGGGAGCAGGAGAACCTGTCGAATATGCGCTGAAGATGCGCCAGTTTCCTCAAGAAGCACTGTTTAGCTCCTTATTTGCAGATGGTAAGTTAAGTGAGGCAGACCTAGAAGAATTGGGACGGGTAGTGGCTCAATACCATGCCAAAACCGAGACTAATGATTATATTCGGAGTTTTGGTGAAGTCCCTCAAGTTAAGGCTGCTCATGACGAGAATTACGAGCAAACTGAGAAATACATCGGTGGCCCGCAAACACAGATACAATTTGATGAGACTAAGGCATATACCGAGCGGTTTTTTGTAGAAAGACAAGAGCTATTTCAAAGTAGAATCCAAAATAATTACATTCGTGAGTGTCATGGGGATTTACACCTCAGAAATATTGCTCTTTGGCAAGATAAAATTCTACTGTTCGATTGCATTGAGTTCAACGAGCCATTTCGCTTTGTCGATGTCATGTATGACATTGCTTATGCTGTGATGAATTTGGAAGGACAGCAACGAAAGGATTTGAGTAATGCGTATTTAAATGCTTATGTAGAGCAGACTGGTGATTGGGAAGGGTTACAGGTACTACCTATATATTTAATCCGTCAGTCCTATGTACGGGCTAAGGTAACTTCATTTTTGTTAGATGATCCTGGTGTACCACTGGCGGAGAAAGAGGAGGCAAGCAAAACAGCCGCTGCATACTATCAGCTGGCTTGGGAATATACTAAACCCAAGCAAGGGCAACTAACTTTGATGTCAGGGTTGTCGGGTTCTGGGAAGAGTACAACAGCGCGATATTTAGCACGTCAACTAGGAGCAATTCACATTCGCTCAGATGCAGTGCGGAAACATTTGGCGGGAATTCCCCTGTTAGAACGTGGAGGGGATGATGTGTATACGCCCGAAATGACTGAGAAAACTTATGCACGGTTGTTGGAATTGGGAACTATACTAGCTAATCAAGGTTTTTCAGTAATTTTGGATGCCAAGTATGACCGACAACAATTGCGACAAGAAGCAATATCCGCCGCCGAAAAGTATCAAATTCCTCTCAAAATTATCCACTGCACAGCACCACTAGAAGTTTTGCAGGAACGTCTGGTTAATCGCACTGGTGATATTGCTGATGCTACCGCTGATTTATTAGCGTCCCAACTTCAGCAAGCAGAACCTTTTACAGATGCAGAAAAACCTTACGTAAAAATTTTGGATACAACTCAACCGCTAAATCAGTTATCAGTGAACAGTGAACAGTAA
- a CDS encoding YdcF family protein, which yields MFLYLSKLLPLFFYPLGLACISLVVALVMLWKRPHIAAGAIAFALILLLLCSNGWVSHWLVRSLEWQNIPLTPIPNAEAIVVLGGATKSAFPPRPGVDLSETGDRVIYAAQLYRQQKAPLIILSGGRINWRGGGASESADMADILTSLGIPPQAIVQEPDSLNTYQNAVNVRNILQSRNIRQVLLITSAIHMPRSLKIFQRQGIEAIAAPTDFLISENEVQELSSSPKAAILNLLPDTDNLHQFTNALKEYIGLFVYSLRGWL from the coding sequence ATGTTTTTGTATCTTTCTAAGTTACTGCCGTTGTTCTTTTATCCCCTAGGATTAGCTTGTATAAGTTTGGTAGTGGCGTTGGTGATGTTGTGGAAAAGACCGCACATTGCAGCAGGTGCGATCGCCTTTGCACTAATTTTATTACTTTTGTGTAGTAACGGCTGGGTTTCTCACTGGTTGGTGCGATCGCTAGAATGGCAAAATATCCCACTCACTCCCATACCTAATGCAGAAGCTATTGTAGTTTTGGGTGGTGCAACTAAATCGGCTTTTCCACCACGTCCTGGTGTTGATTTGAGTGAAACAGGCGATCGCGTTATCTATGCAGCTCAACTATATCGCCAACAAAAAGCGCCGCTCATCATTCTCAGTGGTGGACGCATTAATTGGCGCGGTGGTGGTGCTTCAGAATCGGCGGATATGGCAGATATTCTCACATCTCTTGGCATACCACCACAGGCCATTGTCCAAGAGCCAGATTCTCTCAATACTTATCAAAATGCCGTGAATGTACGGAACATTCTCCAGTCTCGGAATATTCGGCAAGTATTATTAATTACTTCAGCGATACACATGCCGCGATCGCTCAAAATTTTTCAGCGTCAAGGCATTGAAGCCATTGCTGCACCTACTGATTTTCTCATTAGTGAAAACGAAGTACAAGAACTCAGCAGTTCTCCCAAAGCTGCAATCCTAAATTTATTACCTGACACCGATAATTTGCACCAGTTTACTAACGCCTTAAAAGAATATATCGGTCTTTTTGTTTACAGCTTGCGTGGCTGGCTATAA
- the rplY gene encoding 50S ribosomal protein L25, whose product MSITVESQKRPEGSKPKALRRSGLIPANLYGHKGAESISLVVDAKTVERLLKQAAPNKTEIVLSIPELEWTGTTVLREVQIHPAKGTTYHLSFFATAKG is encoded by the coding sequence ATGTCTATCACAGTCGAATCTCAAAAACGACCAGAAGGTAGCAAGCCGAAAGCCTTGCGCCGTTCTGGACTAATACCCGCCAATTTGTACGGTCATAAAGGTGCTGAATCAATTTCTTTAGTAGTTGATGCCAAAACTGTTGAGCGCCTGCTCAAACAAGCCGCTCCCAACAAGACAGAGATTGTACTTAGCATTCCTGAGCTTGAGTGGACTGGTACAACCGTGCTGCGAGAAGTTCAGATCCATCCAGCAAAAGGTACAACTTACCACCTAAGTTTTTTCGCCACCGCTAAAGGCTAA